A window of Microcystis aeruginosa FD4 contains these coding sequences:
- a CDS encoding PD-(D/E)XK nuclease family protein, whose protein sequence is MSEIYRLAQGHLNLLETCPPRFQKVYLEQLNTPADPGQLQRQEWGSQFHLLLQQRELGLPIASLLGENEQLEHCLTALLKAAPVIAQNPGEANREAEHCRSLTVGNYLLTVIYDLILLESDRAIIFDWKTYLKPVDADKLAKNWQTRLYLYVLGETSAYPLDSLSMTYWFVQLPRSPQQVTFNYNQKLHQQTGRDLRRLLKALDRYLSAYQHDLVNFPHRPDCQLHCPYYVAQERSGQIELPSIEDIPEINPFV, encoded by the coding sequence ATGTCTGAGATCTATCGTCTTGCCCAAGGCCATTTAAACCTATTGGAAACCTGTCCACCGAGATTTCAAAAAGTCTATCTAGAGCAACTTAACACACCGGCTGACCCCGGGCAATTGCAGCGGCAAGAATGGGGCAGCCAGTTTCACCTATTATTACAGCAGCGGGAATTAGGGCTGCCGATCGCCTCCCTATTAGGGGAAAATGAACAGTTAGAACATTGTTTAACGGCCCTGTTAAAGGCTGCCCCAGTAATTGCCCAAAATCCGGGAGAAGCCAATCGAGAAGCGGAACATTGTCGCAGTTTAACTGTGGGTAATTATTTATTGACGGTTATCTATGATTTAATTTTACTAGAGAGCGATCGAGCGATAATTTTTGACTGGAAAACCTACTTAAAACCTGTCGATGCCGACAAACTAGCCAAAAATTGGCAGACGAGACTTTATCTGTATGTGTTGGGAGAAACTTCTGCTTATCCTCTTGATAGTTTATCGATGACCTATTGGTTTGTGCAGTTACCCCGCAGCCCCCAACAAGTTACTTTTAACTATAATCAGAAACTACACCAACAGACAGGGCGGGATTTACGCCGTTTATTGAAGGCTCTCGATCGCTATCTATCAGCATACCAACATGATTTAGTCAATTTTCCCCATCGTCCCGATTGTCAGCTTCATTGTCCCTATTATGTTGCACAAGAGCGATCGGGCCAAATAGAGTTACCCTCGATCGAGGATATCCCTGAAATCAATCCTTTTGTCTAA
- a CDS encoding J domain-containing protein, with protein MTGNHYQTLEISHKSTPDEIKQAYRRLARQFHPDSQNDSASHDKIVAINAAYEILSDPRLRKDYDNQLIANSPEKRAQRTATVQADYHRYKEAAREDEALVKQWYNQTYSPINRLIGQIIRPLKGQIDRLSADPFDDQLMAVFQDYLETCRQNLDRAKTLFCQRPNPAKMAKVAASLYYCLNHLTDGLEELETFTLNYDDRSLHTGQEMFRMAQRLQVEAKQIASQCQN; from the coding sequence ATGACCGGCAACCACTACCAAACCTTAGAAATCAGCCATAAATCGACCCCTGACGAGATTAAACAGGCCTACCGGCGTTTAGCCAGACAATTCCATCCCGATAGTCAAAACGATAGTGCCAGTCACGATAAAATCGTCGCTATTAACGCCGCCTACGAGATTTTAAGCGATCCGAGACTAAGAAAAGACTACGATAATCAACTAATCGCCAATTCTCCCGAAAAACGCGCCCAACGCACTGCCACCGTCCAAGCAGATTACCATCGTTACAAAGAAGCAGCCCGGGAAGACGAAGCCCTGGTCAAACAGTGGTATAACCAGACCTATAGCCCGATTAATCGTCTGATTGGTCAAATTATCCGGCCCCTCAAAGGTCAGATCGATCGCCTATCCGCCGATCCCTTCGATGATCAGTTAATGGCTGTTTTTCAAGACTATCTAGAAACCTGTCGCCAAAATCTCGATCGAGCCAAAACCCTCTTTTGCCAACGGCCCAACCCTGCCAAAATGGCCAAAGTGGCCGCTTCTCTTTACTACTGTCTCAATCATCTCACTGATGGATTAGAAGAATTAGAAACCTTTACCCTTAACTACGATGATCGCTCTCTCCACACCGGCCAAGAAATGTTTCGCATGGCCCAGCGTTTACAGGTGGAAGCTAAACAGATAGCCAGTCAGTGCCAAAATTAA
- a CDS encoding DUF3611 family protein codes for MRDKQSEITNISTTRDSDLYSLPPAVQRAANILLRQGRIGFWTQIVLGVISGVLLLIATASLLGTRQRTSGIEIGVLCAIGGACFLVVAIFFSSRYMKIARQMLRGDQDSRPKKSDTIQLIRQGLIANIIGMFLTILGAQALAGIVLIKSLNVPQGTFNVASNPSQFVNSVDLLIVQANTNTILAHFTGIVTSLWLLNRITSK; via the coding sequence ATGAGAGACAAACAATCAGAAATTACCAATATATCCACCACTAGAGATTCTGATCTTTATTCCTTGCCTCCGGCCGTCCAACGGGCTGCTAATATCCTTTTACGTCAGGGAAGAATCGGTTTTTGGACGCAGATTGTCCTAGGCGTGATTTCAGGGGTTTTATTACTCATTGCTACCGCTAGTTTATTAGGGACGAGACAACGCACTTCTGGCATTGAAATCGGTGTTTTGTGTGCCATTGGTGGAGCTTGTTTCTTGGTGGTTGCCATTTTCTTTTCTTCTCGTTACATGAAAATTGCCCGTCAAATGTTGAGGGGTGATCAAGATAGTCGCCCGAAAAAATCCGATACTATTCAGTTAATCCGTCAGGGTTTAATCGCTAATATTATCGGGATGTTTTTAACGATTTTGGGGGCGCAAGCTTTAGCGGGAATCGTCTTAATTAAATCCCTCAATGTTCCCCAAGGTACTTTTAATGTTGCCTCTAACCCCAGTCAATTTGTTAATTCTGTTGACCTGTTAATTGTGCAGGCTAATACTAATACAATTCTCGCTCACTTTACCGGTATCGTTACTTCTTTGTGGCTTCTTAATCGTATTACTTCTAAATAA
- a CDS encoding DUF565 domain-containing protein, with protein MAMQRTRLSTLANVTSSRFNSFFSNPWRRISLRIICVLFGTFAGQAIVTTAGQTAQWDVTAAGLLVLFTEAISRIVYRQSSQAKPAPILRESFNLLKIGVTYSLFLEAFKIGS; from the coding sequence ATGGCCATGCAACGCACTCGTTTAAGTACGCTGGCTAATGTCACCAGCAGTCGATTTAATAGCTTTTTTAGCAATCCTTGGCGGCGGATTTCCCTACGGATAATTTGTGTTTTATTTGGAACTTTTGCCGGTCAAGCAATTGTCACCACTGCTGGGCAAACTGCCCAATGGGATGTCACGGCTGCTGGTTTATTAGTGCTGTTTACAGAGGCGATTAGCCGGATTGTTTACCGACAAAGTTCTCAGGCTAAACCCGCACCGATTCTGCGAGAATCTTTCAATTTACTAAAAATTGGTGTCACCTATAGTTTATTTCTAGAGGCCTTTAAAATTGGCTCTTAA
- a CDS encoding Uma2 family endonuclease produces MVNLTYNKNRPLPSAEELPSSDETPVDNQLQNDIPNLLLSLLASIWAGRDDWYFGVDMAVYYNPDEPAFVPDGFLAVGVNHDTGERGRLSYVLWGEKYILPILFLEVISEKYNSEYEEKFLNYQSLGIQYYAIYNPFSGRRGRFKNRQRLEVYKLISGKYQLLESENNRVWLPEIGLALGYEKGEHIAWYREWLYWYDKSGNRYLTAAERANQAEAIASQERLAKQEAEQRATRLAERLRLLGINPDEM; encoded by the coding sequence ATGGTTAACCTCACCTATAACAAAAATCGCCCTCTTCCCAGCGCCGAAGAATTACCATCTTCCGACGAAACTCCAGTGGACAATCAGTTACAGAATGATATTCCCAATCTGCTGCTAAGTTTATTAGCCTCAATTTGGGCCGGTCGAGATGATTGGTATTTTGGGGTAGATATGGCTGTCTATTATAATCCAGACGAACCAGCTTTTGTCCCCGATGGTTTCTTAGCAGTTGGAGTCAACCATGATACGGGAGAAAGAGGCCGGTTAAGCTATGTTTTGTGGGGAGAAAAGTACATCTTACCGATTTTGTTTTTAGAGGTGATTTCCGAGAAGTATAATAGTGAATATGAGGAAAAATTCTTAAATTACCAAAGCCTGGGGATTCAGTATTATGCAATATACAATCCTTTCAGTGGCAGAAGAGGAAGATTTAAAAACCGACAAAGATTAGAAGTATATAAATTAATCTCAGGAAAATATCAACTTCTAGAGAGTGAGAATAATCGAGTTTGGTTGCCTGAAATTGGCTTGGCACTAGGTTACGAAAAAGGAGAACATATTGCTTGGTATCGGGAATGGTTATACTGGTATGACAAGTCAGGAAATCGCTATCTAACGGCAGCGGAAAGAGCGAACCAGGCTGAGGCGATCGCATCTCAAGAACGCTTGGCTAAACAAGAGGCTGAACAAAGAGCCACAAGGCTGGCTGAACGGCTGAGATTGCTTGGAATTAACCCCGATGAAATGTAA
- the upp gene encoding uracil phosphoribosyltransferase, with the protein MVLQLRVYVPEHPLVKHWLAIARDQNTPSVLFKTAMTELGRWLTYEAARQWLPTLETSVKTPLAECPATFIDPSVPIAVVPILRAGLALLEGAQSLLPLASTYHLGLARNEETLEASCYLNKLPASFDPATRVLILEPMLATGGSISMAMAEITSRGVDPALIRLISVVAAPPALQKLSQNYPSLNIYTAIIDEGLNSRGYIVPGLGDAGDRAFGTY; encoded by the coding sequence ATGGTTTTACAACTGCGCGTCTATGTTCCCGAACATCCTCTAGTTAAGCATTGGCTGGCGATCGCCCGCGATCAAAATACCCCCTCGGTACTGTTTAAAACAGCGATGACGGAACTAGGCCGCTGGTTAACCTACGAAGCAGCACGGCAATGGTTGCCGACACTGGAAACTAGCGTTAAAACCCCTCTAGCAGAATGTCCGGCTACTTTTATCGATCCTAGCGTACCGATCGCCGTAGTCCCGATTTTACGGGCAGGATTAGCCCTGTTGGAAGGGGCGCAAAGCCTTTTACCCCTAGCTAGTACCTATCACCTCGGTTTAGCCAGAAATGAGGAAACCCTAGAGGCGAGTTGTTATTTAAATAAATTACCGGCCAGTTTTGATCCGGCCACGAGAGTCTTAATTCTGGAACCGATGTTAGCCACGGGGGGATCAATTTCAATGGCAATGGCAGAAATTACCAGCAGAGGCGTTGATCCTGCCCTGATTCGCCTGATTTCCGTGGTGGCTGCTCCGCCAGCTTTACAGAAATTGAGTCAAAATTATCCCAGTTTGAACATCTATACGGCTATTATCGATGAAGGATTAAATAGCCGCGGTTACATCGTGCCGGGATTGGGCGATGCCGGCGATCGAGCTTTTGGAACCTATTAG
- the rpsU gene encoding 30S ribosomal protein S21 — protein MTQVVVGQNEAIESALRRFKRQVAKAGIYADIKKHQFFETPQEKRKRKAVARRRQRTRRR, from the coding sequence ATGACCCAAGTGGTAGTTGGTCAGAACGAGGCGATCGAATCAGCCCTGCGTCGTTTTAAGCGACAGGTAGCGAAAGCGGGAATTTATGCGGATATCAAAAAGCATCAATTTTTTGAAACCCCTCAAGAAAAGAGAAAGCGTAAAGCAGTAGCCCGGAGACGACAAAGAACCCGTCGTCGTTAA
- a CDS encoding metal-sensing transcriptional repressor, with protein MTNQITPFDPLHNHDETGHDHELKGTPHVHSEASLKQIINRLSRIEGHIRGIKTMVSENRPCPEVLMQIAAIRGAIDRVARIILDEHLSECIARAAQEGNIETEIEELKAALDRFLP; from the coding sequence TTGACTAATCAAATTACCCCTTTCGACCCCCTTCACAACCACGACGAGACGGGACATGACCACGAGTTAAAAGGGACTCCCCACGTCCATAGCGAAGCTTCCCTGAAGCAAATTATTAACCGTCTCTCGCGGATCGAAGGACATATTCGCGGCATCAAGACGATGGTATCGGAAAATCGTCCCTGTCCTGAAGTTTTGATGCAAATTGCCGCTATTCGCGGGGCGATTGATCGCGTCGCCAGAATTATTCTCGACGAACATCTGAGCGAATGTATTGCCCGGGCTGCCCAGGAAGGTAATATCGAGACAGAAATTGAAGAATTAAAGGCCGCCTTGGATCGCTTTTTACCCTAG
- a CDS encoding ABC-F family ATP-binding cassette domain-containing protein: protein MTLLTVRSLKKDFGIKEILKDASFSLDDWDKVGLIGTNGSGKSTLLKMIAGLEAIDGGEIQINSGMKIVYLPQQPDLDDDKTVLEQVFADSGESMTLIKEYEELSDRLVHEPENLDTIMERLSRVSQQIDKLAAWDLETNAKVILSKLGIDNFNARVGDLSGGYRKRIAIATALLADPDCLLMDEPTNHLDALSVEWLQSYLSRFRGGLLLITHDRYFLDRVTNRIIEIDRGDLYTYGGNYAYFLEKKALAEESIASSQRKHAGVLRRELEWLSRGPKARSTKQKARIDRIQAMGTKEFKQVEGKVDIATAGRRIGKKVIEVEKLSKAYGDRTLIKDFTYIFTPEDRIGVIGSNGVGKSTLMDIITGKILPDSGTVDIGSTIHIGYFDQQSDDLNINENQRVIEYLKSVAELVKTLDGSVITASQMLEKFLFPPDQQYAPIYKLSGGERRRLFLLRVLMSAPNVLILDEPTNDLDVQTLAILEEYLEDFNGCVIVVSHDRYFLDRVVDTIFAFETGGNIRQYPGNYSLYLDQKKEEEEPKEKKVTPKTVKASPSPVNKKISFKEKKEYEDIEKQIPILEARKTEIEQVLYGEPLEDFTKITALTEELAQLTQKIDNLTDRWLELAEKLG, encoded by the coding sequence ATGACACTGCTGACGGTTCGATCGCTCAAAAAAGACTTCGGTATCAAGGAAATTCTCAAAGATGCCAGTTTTAGTCTCGATGATTGGGATAAAGTCGGCCTGATCGGTACGAATGGATCGGGAAAATCGACCCTATTGAAAATGATCGCCGGATTAGAAGCGATCGATGGTGGCGAAATTCAAATCAATTCAGGGATGAAAATCGTCTATTTACCCCAGCAACCCGATCTAGACGACGATAAAACGGTTTTAGAGCAGGTTTTCGCTGATAGTGGCGAAAGCATGACTTTAATCAAGGAATACGAGGAATTGTCCGATCGCCTTGTCCATGAGCCAGAAAATCTGGATACTATTATGGAACGTTTGTCAAGGGTTTCGCAACAAATTGATAAACTTGCCGCCTGGGATTTAGAAACCAATGCTAAAGTTATTTTAAGTAAACTGGGCATCGATAATTTTAATGCTCGCGTGGGAGATTTATCGGGGGGATATCGCAAAAGAATCGCCATCGCTACCGCACTTTTAGCCGATCCTGACTGTTTATTGATGGATGAACCCACAAACCATTTAGATGCGCTTTCCGTGGAGTGGTTACAGAGTTATTTGTCCCGTTTTCGGGGAGGATTATTATTAATTACTCACGATCGCTATTTTCTCGATCGAGTGACTAATCGTATCATTGAAATCGATCGAGGAGATTTATATACTTATGGGGGAAATTACGCTTATTTTTTAGAAAAAAAAGCTTTAGCGGAAGAATCGATCGCCAGTAGTCAACGCAAACACGCGGGAGTTTTACGACGGGAATTAGAATGGTTATCCCGGGGACCAAAAGCGCGCAGTACCAAACAAAAAGCGCGGATCGATCGCATTCAGGCAATGGGGACTAAGGAATTTAAACAGGTGGAGGGAAAAGTCGATATTGCCACCGCAGGAAGACGCATCGGCAAAAAAGTTATTGAAGTAGAAAAGCTCTCGAAAGCTTACGGAGATCGCACTTTAATTAAAGATTTTACCTATATTTTTACTCCCGAAGATCGCATCGGTGTTATTGGCAGTAATGGGGTAGGAAAATCTACTCTCATGGATATTATTACCGGGAAAATTCTCCCCGATTCAGGCACGGTTGACATCGGTTCCACTATTCATATTGGTTACTTCGATCAACAATCCGATGATCTCAATATCAATGAAAATCAAAGAGTGATCGAATATCTGAAAAGTGTGGCCGAATTAGTCAAAACTCTAGACGGTAGCGTCATCACCGCTTCCCAGATGTTAGAAAAATTTCTCTTTCCTCCCGATCAACAGTATGCACCAATTTATAAACTTTCTGGAGGAGAAAGACGACGCTTATTTTTACTACGAGTTTTGATGAGTGCGCCTAATGTTTTAATCTTAGATGAACCCACCAATGATCTCGATGTGCAGACTTTAGCAATTTTAGAAGAATATTTAGAGGACTTTAACGGTTGTGTGATTGTCGTTTCCCATGATCGCTATTTTCTCGATCGAGTAGTTGATACTATTTTTGCTTTTGAAACTGGGGGTAATATCCGTCAATATCCAGGTAATTATTCCCTTTATCTCGATCAGAAAAAAGAGGAGGAGGAACCAAAAGAAAAAAAAGTCACCCCAAAAACTGTTAAAGCTTCCCCGTCACCTGTCAATAAGAAAATCTCTTTTAAAGAGAAAAAAGAATACGAAGATATCGAAAAACAAATACCAATTTTAGAAGCAAGAAAAACTGAAATTGAACAGGTACTTTATGGAGAACCCCTAGAAGATTTTACCAAAATAACCGCTCTGACCGAAGAATTGGCTCAATTGACTCAAAAAATTGATAATTTAACCGATCGCTGGTTAGAATTAGCAGAAAAATTAGGCTAG
- a CDS encoding ABC transporter substrate-binding protein, which yields MVKFWRRLTVFLISCLLLISLTACGNQVRLNQVVISVLSDPKTFNAVLSAESPNIFGLTYEGLLTENPITGKKEPVLAESWTISDDNLSIIFTMREGLKWSDGQPLTVDDVVFTYKELYLNPDIPNNYRDSLRIGLKKEFPVITKLDNRRIEFKLPEPFAPFLDAVSSPILPKHALDKTIQKKSPDGRLEFLSTWGLDTPPDKIVFNGAYKLKEYITGQRIIFENNPYYWKKDAQGQQLPHITSVIWAIVESQDTTLLQFRSGSLDSIGVTPEFFSLLKTEEERGNFTIFNGGPAYGTQFISFNLNQGKRDGKPLVDAIKSRWFNNLNFRQAIAYGINRQRMIDDIYRGLGQEQNSFISIQSPFYDQTLKGYDYNPEKAKELLLEAGFKYISDNLLVDADNNPVRFNLITNAGNKIREAIGAQIKNDLAAIGMQVDFQAIAFSNLVDKLSNSLDWEAHILGFTGDNEPHAPNIWYVDGNLHAFNQQPQPGSPAIQGWQAADWEKKIADLYVKGSQELDFEKRKVIYNEIQQLQQEYVPFIYLVNPLALGAVRNCFEGIQFSALGGAFWNLEELKKTCGGV from the coding sequence ATGGTGAAATTTTGGCGGAGATTAACGGTATTTTTGATTTCTTGTTTATTGCTGATTTCCCTAACTGCTTGTGGTAATCAAGTTAGACTAAATCAAGTGGTCATATCGGTATTAAGTGACCCAAAAACCTTTAATGCTGTTTTATCGGCCGAATCCCCGAATATTTTTGGTTTAACCTACGAAGGACTCTTAACAGAAAATCCCATTACTGGCAAAAAAGAACCGGTCTTGGCAGAGTCTTGGACAATTTCCGATGATAATTTGAGCATTATTTTTACTATGAGAGAGGGTTTAAAATGGTCGGATGGTCAACCCTTAACCGTTGATGACGTGGTTTTTACCTATAAGGAATTATATCTAAATCCTGATATTCCCAACAACTACCGCGATAGTTTAAGAATAGGATTAAAAAAAGAATTCCCGGTGATCACTAAACTAGATAATCGCAGAATCGAATTTAAACTACCCGAACCTTTTGCCCCTTTTTTAGATGCTGTCAGTTCACCGATTTTACCTAAACACGCTTTAGATAAAACTATTCAGAAAAAAAGCCCCGATGGTAGGTTAGAATTTCTCTCCACTTGGGGGTTAGATACTCCTCCCGATAAAATTGTTTTTAATGGTGCTTATAAACTAAAAGAATATATAACGGGACAAAGGATTATTTTTGAGAATAACCCTTACTATTGGAAAAAAGATGCCCAGGGACAACAATTACCCCATATAACTTCGGTAATTTGGGCAATTGTTGAATCTCAGGATACAACTTTACTGCAATTTCGATCGGGAAGTTTAGATTCTATTGGGGTAACTCCTGAATTTTTCTCCCTCTTAAAAACCGAAGAAGAAAGAGGTAATTTCACTATTTTTAATGGGGGACCTGCCTACGGAACCCAATTTATCAGTTTTAATCTCAACCAAGGAAAACGCGACGGAAAACCCCTAGTAGATGCGATTAAATCTAGGTGGTTTAATAACTTAAATTTCCGCCAAGCTATTGCCTACGGAATTAATCGTCAAAGAATGATTGATGATATCTATCGAGGATTGGGACAAGAACAAAATTCTTTTATTTCTATCCAATCGCCTTTTTACGATCAAACCCTGAAAGGTTACGATTACAATCCCGAAAAAGCCAAAGAATTATTATTAGAGGCAGGATTTAAGTATATTAGTGATAATCTGCTAGTCGATGCTGATAATAATCCCGTTCGATTTAACCTGATTACTAATGCAGGAAATAAAATCCGGGAAGCAATAGGGGCGCAAATTAAAAATGATTTAGCCGCCATAGGAATGCAAGTGGATTTTCAAGCGATCGCTTTTAGCAATTTAGTTGATAAACTGAGTAATAGTCTCGATTGGGAAGCACATATTTTAGGTTTTACTGGTGATAATGAACCCCACGCCCCTAATATTTGGTATGTAGATGGAAATCTCCACGCTTTTAACCAACAACCTCAACCCGGCAGCCCAGCAATTCAAGGCTGGCAAGCGGCGGATTGGGAGAAAAAAATCGCCGATTTATACGTCAAAGGTTCCCAAGAATTAGACTTTGAGAAGCGCAAAGTTATCTATAATGAAATTCAACAACTTCAACAGGAATACGTCCCGTTTATTTATCTAGTTAATCCCCTCGCTTTGGGGGCTGTGCGTAACTGCTTTGAAGGAATACAATTCTCCGCCTTGGGTGGTGCATTCTGGAATCTAGAAGAATTAAAGAAAACCTGTGGAGGTGTTTAA
- a CDS encoding glycosyltransferase, whose product MTHFGLLCPTTSGHIYSLLPLGKELQKRGHQVTCFLTLDGEEMVQAAGLDFQAIAPNKYPKGTSAKSLAEIGQLRGTAAVRRTVELVTDSTATLFETIPQEMRRLGIDALIVDQVSASGGTIAEKLAIPFISFCSALVLNRDPLIPPFMTTWDYNPSFIGVIRNKLGYKLLDSLTRPLNELINQQRQEWGLIPYQNINQRYSPLAQISQQPAEFEFPRSNLPAHFHFTGPFHDSSTRKTIPFPYEKLTGQPLIYASLGTIQNRLQSAFNAIAEACADLPVQLVLSLGNSDSNIQITTKNALVVPYAPQLELLTRASLTITHAGLNTTLESLAQAVPMVAIPIANDQPGVSARIKWSGTGEVIPISRLEVPRLRKAIEKVLSFPSYRENALRLQKALQKTGGVKMAADIVEKAIATGQPVLLD is encoded by the coding sequence ATGACTCATTTTGGTTTACTCTGTCCTACAACCTCTGGACATATTTATTCTCTTCTACCTTTAGGAAAAGAGTTACAAAAACGCGGTCATCAAGTTACCTGTTTTTTAACTCTTGATGGTGAAGAAATGGTGCAAGCAGCCGGCTTAGATTTTCAGGCAATTGCACCCAACAAATATCCGAAAGGCACATCAGCCAAAAGTTTAGCCGAAATTGGTCAATTACGGGGAACAGCCGCCGTCCGACGCACGGTAGAATTAGTAACTGATTCTACAGCGACCCTCTTTGAAACTATCCCGCAAGAGATGCGTCGCTTGGGAATTGATGCCCTAATTGTCGATCAAGTCTCCGCCTCAGGGGGTACAATCGCAGAAAAATTAGCTATTCCCTTTATCAGTTTTTGTTCGGCATTGGTTTTAAATCGTGATCCGCTTATTCCGCCCTTTATGACCACTTGGGACTATAATCCCTCATTTATCGGGGTTATTCGCAATAAACTTGGCTATAAACTCCTTGACTCTCTGACTCGTCCCCTGAATGAGTTAATCAACCAGCAGCGTCAAGAATGGGGGTTAATTCCCTATCAAAACATCAATCAACGCTATTCTCCCCTTGCCCAAATTAGCCAACAACCTGCCGAATTCGAGTTTCCTCGGTCAAATTTACCCGCTCACTTTCACTTTACCGGTCCCTTTCACGATTCCTCCACTAGAAAAACGATTCCTTTTCCCTACGAAAAATTAACCGGACAACCCTTGATTTATGCTTCCCTCGGTACAATTCAAAATCGCCTACAATCGGCCTTTAATGCGATCGCCGAAGCCTGTGCCGATTTACCGGTACAATTAGTTTTATCCTTGGGCAATAGCGACTCTAACATTCAAATAACGACCAAAAACGCCCTAGTTGTTCCCTACGCTCCCCAATTAGAGCTTTTAACCAGAGCTTCTCTTACTATCACCCACGCAGGCTTAAATACTACCCTAGAATCCCTTGCCCAAGCTGTACCGATGGTGGCCATTCCCATCGCTAACGACCAACCGGGGGTATCTGCTCGGATAAAATGGTCGGGGACAGGGGAAGTGATTCCGATTTCCCGTCTAGAAGTTCCCCGTTTACGAAAGGCGATTGAAAAGGTGTTATCCTTCCCCAGTTACCGAGAAAATGCCCTCAGACTGCAAAAAGCGCTGCAGAAGACTGGAGGAGTCAAAATGGCCGCCGATATCGTCGAAAAAGCCATTGCTACCGGCCAACCCGTCCTATTAGATTGA